The following proteins are co-located in the Cryptococcus neoformans var. grubii H99 chromosome 1, complete sequence genome:
- a CDS encoding WD40 repeat protein yields MSLSRAKSLANVDTLYSADSIEFCPFEGFQDLLVCGTYQIVEPENGGRTVDADVSDDEQAPKQTQRVGRLLLFQVGHGHHLQELQKIETSAILDIKWSPNPAGGPQLAVADAKGHITVFGLDVEIKRLREMQRLDVADETKLCLSLDFSNRRNLMAPSEIITSVSNGSLAHLIPASSGYVLSSSWPAHDFEPWITTFSIDDPKTVWSGGDDCKLKRWDLREPGRPTFVNKNFEAGVTTITPSPHTPNLLAVGSYDENLRFFDARSAMEPLLTIPMGGGIWRTRFHPHAERAGDLLVACMHDGFKIVHVSQGMTGGDWESDYNVNGSVVKIFEEHSSLAYGADWSRLPMEEGESLVGTCSFYDHTMHLWQG; encoded by the exons ATGTCCCTCTCAAGAG CGAAATCACTCGCCAATGTTGACACTTTGTATTCGGCTGACTCCATAGAGTTCTGTCCGTTCGAAGGCTTTCAAGATCTTCTGGTTTGTGGCACTTATCAAATAGTGGAGCCAGAAAATGGTGGAAGAACAGTGGACGCGGATGTTTCGGACGATGAACAGGCTCCAAAGCAAACACAGAGAGTTGGGAGATTATTACTATTCCAGGTGGGTCATGGACACCACTT ACAAGAGTTACAGAAAATTGAAACATCTGCAATACTAGACATCAAATGGTCTCCTAATCCTGCGGGAGGGCCACAACTGGCAGTTGCAGATGCAAAAGGACACATCACAGTCTTCGGGCTTGATGTGGAGATC AAACGTTTGAGGGAAATGCAAAGACTAGATGTTGCGGACGAGACAAAACTATGCCTGTCGCTTGATTTTTCGAACAGGCGCAATTT GATGGCCCCTTCAGAGATCATAACTTCCGTCTCTAATGGCTCTCTAGCCCATCTCATTCCCGCCTCGTCTGGTTATGTCCTTTCTTCGTCTTGGCCAGCGCACGATTTTGAGCCTTGGATCACTACTTTTAGTATTGATGATCCGAAGACGGTGTGGTCAG GAGGTGATGACTGCAAACTGAAACGATGGGATCTAAGAGAACCAGGCCGACCAACGTTCGTCAATAAAAA TTTTGAGGCCGGAGTGACAACAATTACGCCTTCACCGCATACACCTAATCTATTGGCTGTTGGCTC GTATGATGAGAACCTTCGCTTTTTTGATGCTCGCTCGGCTATGGAACCTCTCTTGACTATCCCGATGGGTGGTGGCATCTGGCGGACTCGTTTCCACCCTCATGCTGAAAGGGCAGGGGATCTTCTCGTGGCATGTATGCATGATGGCTTCAAAATTGTGCACGTCTCTCAGGGTATGACTGGCGGTGATTGGGAATCAGATTATAACGTGAATGGATCAGTGGTAAAGATATTTGAAGAACATTCGTCTTTAGCATACGGTGCCGACTGGAGTAGGTTGCccatggaagaaggagaaagccTTGTGGGCACATGTTCATTCTATGATCATACCATGCACCTTTGGCAGGGTTAA
- a CDS encoding GTP cyclohydrolase II, which produces MTHSPPTQADLDVLSLLTSDQSAIGTLPFQSTRLKSAPQPVLGKKKLIPRRDSPLDALMISAVLAGSGPITRHHFGHGLAKPGSYSSCDQSRPSSPAAPRVIMKSTQAPRSERLRLEHEARAAFEKGGVDLKSSEDQLDMTKALSPQAQAAYDRASKPLSPRTSSVKDPSKRRMSIDPVPLTQTLQRASSSSFNFFHPHVNAVPQSIPGRIQVRCMARTRVPSPHGELFLHLYHNSHDAKEHLAILLDPIQLDAEVRAAAPRSRKEIRSKSLDAVWRDGETEMERIVRGAYTGRLKAGATMSNGGENEPSGIEGVEDIKPLVRIHSECFTGETIGSMRCDCGEQLDEAIHQIAEPQRIPVPLSAPNPYSGDSLSTSATFHPETPAHTHVPGRGVIIYLRQEGRGIGLLEKIRAYNLQDLGHDTVTANLMLGHGADERKYDIAAEILRDLGLAEEGIRLLTNNPEKVRGLASEGVKVVERVGMTPRSWQCGDDHSHENKDGVKEEKEYDDWRMRRAGVGLIGAGMASGPELEKYLRTKVERMGHIIDIPKNI; this is translated from the exons ATGACTCACTCACCGCCCACTCAGGCAGATTTGGACGTCTTGTCCCTCCTTACTTCTGACCAGTCTGCCATCGGCACTCTACCATTCCAGTCCACTCGCCTAAAATCCGCCCCACAACCTGTTttgggaaagaaaaaattGATCCCTCGCAGGGATAGTCCCTTGGATGCTCTTATGATTAGTGCTGTGCTGGCGGGCAGCGGCCCCATTACTAGACATCATTTTGGCCATGGCCTCG CCAAGCCGGGCTCATACTCTTCTTGTGACCAGTCACGcccctcctctcctgcGGCCCCTAGAGTCATTATGAAGTCAACCCAGGCGCCCCGGTCTGAAAGGCTTCGCTTGGAGCACGAGGCAAGGGCTGCGTTCGAGAAAGGCGGGGTCGATCTGAAGAGTTCAGAGGACCAATTAGATATGACCAAAGCTCTGTCACCGCAGGCTCAGGCTGCTTATGATCGGGCAAGCAAGCCTTTGTCGCCGCGTACTTCGTCGGTCAAAGACCCCTCAAAACGGAGGATGTCTATAGACCCAGTGCCACTTACTCAAACCCTTCAGCgtgcttcatcatcttcattcaaCTTTTTTCATCCACATGTAAATGCTGTTCCGCAGTCTATCCCTGGGCGAATACAGGTACGCTGCATGGCCCGCACCCGCGTACCTTCGCCTCATGGAGAACTCTTTCTGCACCTTTATCACAATTCGCACGATGCCAAAGAACATCTTGCAATTTTGTTGGACCCAATACAACTAGATGCCGAGGTGCGAGCCGCTGCCCCCAGGTCCAGAAAAGAGATCAGGAGTAAGAGTCTTGACGCGGTGTGGCGGGATGGGGAAACggaaatggagaggatAGTGAGAGGAGCGTACACAGGACGACTGAAAGCCGGCGCGACTATGTCTAACGGCGGCGAGAATGAGCCTTCTGGAATTGAAGGTGTGGAAGATATCAAGCCGCTTGTGCGTATCCATTCGGAATGTTTCACTGGTGAGACAATAGGCTCCATGCGCTGCGACTGTGGCGAACAATTGGATGAAGCGATCCATCAAATTGCCGAACCTCAGCGTATTCCAGTACCCTTGAGCGCTCCCAATCCTTATTCTGGAGATTCGCTCTCTACCTCGGCAACGTTTCACCCGGAAACGCCAGCTCACACTCACGTTCCAGGCCGAGGTGTCATTATTTACTTGCGCCAGGAAGGCCGTGGCATTGGACTGTTGGAGAAAATCAGGGCGTACAACCTTCAAGACCTGGGACACGACACTGTCACTGCCAATCTCATGTTAGGCCATGGCGCAGATGAGCGCAAATACGATATTGCTGCAGAGATTCTTCGTGATCTTGGACTTGCCGAGGAAGGTATCCGTCTTCTCACAAATAACCCTGAAAAAGTTAGGGGTCTTGCGAGTGAGGGTGTAAAAGTGGTAGAAAGGGTGGGTATGACGCCCAGGAGCTGGCAATGTGGGGACGACCATTCGCATGAAAATAAAGATGGagtcaaggaagagaaagaataTGATGattggaggatgagaagagcTGGTGTAGGGTTGATTGGAGCGGGTATGGCTAGTGGACCAGAGCTGGAAAAGTACCTGAGGACTAAAGTGGAAAGAATGGGACACA TAATTGATATACCCAAAAACATTTGA
- a CDS encoding DNA ligase 1, with translation MPAEGKAKRGAKLQATSVTPPSKKFKQAAVTQQRPISSFFHSPVKSSIKAKEVIVIEDSDSDDYPESSSQAAIAHGGNDDLESSRNHVLQLPEEDQISPLSYVKEKDGPDLASNSKVFHERLKATSNGTAISSLTEGQSDRVYYSQNSRRTITRDEPVLPSSISEGSAQKIEFDCDPFTFDPSRVIATSWPKGRLPYSILVSVYVQLSSTKSRLAIVRILTNFLHLLMHASPSDLTSCLYLLSNHLAPSYIDCDLGIGSSILSKSIQEVSGLQARDLKQLWQKYGDPGDVAFEARSKLRTLVQPVPLLAGEVYDKLLEITKVKGSNSGKIKNELVRKLLIRAKGEEVRFLVRSIVGNLRIGAVRQTLLTALARAMTIIRLPTDLKQSIIPLPKATVNDGRNDKRSAIARAPPDAARDTAETLCLDAIRIVRKVYVRHPNYGDLVAGLKEGVESLENKVPVSVGIPLSPMLGSITRSLNEVFTRLGHLSFTAEAKLDGQRGQLHIRLGGPEGKDDGGGRWVYADNGRKLWVRLFSRHLEDMTDKYPDICHLALDLLSRPLPTERLSFPAVSSQSPSRVLDLLYISNITSVVMDTEIVALDKDTGNFRTFQELSNRAKKNVKMEDIKVVVGVFAFDLMVLNDVSLLDVPFSHRRHLLRALLPPFAPISNEVGHPVARFTHVESIDSADLTDPSVEMQAFFERVVEKKCEGLMVKILENGEGLAGEDATEGGFGQEGGLEVKSEQKNGGRSKRQPLPATYEPDQRSQGWLKVKKDYLEGLGDSLDLVPIGAWWGQGRKAGWWSPILLACHNPDSGALEAVCKCMSGFSDAFYKDLSKRYPAEGMPSKCTKIAPIGFVNTNGLIPDVWFEPSEVWEIKGADITLSPVYPAASSHLGSERGLSVRFPRFIRVRDDKTWEDAMTSDQLADMYRRQIKEGEKSYG, from the exons ATGCCCGCTGAAGGCAAAGCCAAAAGAGGGGCGAAACTACAGGCGACATCCGTCACACCGCCCAGTAAGAAATTCAAGCAAGCAGCTGTCACACAACAACGTCCCatatcctctttctttcacTCACCTGTTAAAAGCAGTATCAAGGCCAAGGAAGTCATTGTCATAGAAGATTCAGATTCAGATGATTATCCTGAGTCCTCAAGCCAGGCGGCGATAGCACATGGCGGGAATGATGATTTGGAATCATCCAGAAACCATGTTCTCCAACTACCTGAAGAAGACCAGATAAGCCCCCTCAGCTATgtaaaggagaaggatggacCTGATCTGGCCAGTAATTCAAAAGTTTTCCATGAAAGATTAAAGGCAACGTCCAATGGGACGGCTATCTCGTCGTTGACGGAAGGACAAAGTGATCGAGTATATTACTCCCAAAATTCCAGGAGAACAATAACTAGGGACGAACCGGTTCTTCCCTCCAGTATCTCAGAAGGCTCCGCTCAAAAGATAGAATTTGATTGCGACCCCTTCACGTTCGATCCATCCCGAGTTATAGCAACTTCCTGGCCCAAGGGTCGTTTACCATACAGTATTCTCGTCAGCGTGTATGTACAGCTCTCCAGTACAAAGTCGCGATTAGCTATCGTACGAATTTTGACAAA TTTCCTTCATTTGCTCATGCACGCCTCGCCATCCGATTTGACATCTTGCCTTTATCTCCTTTCCAATCATCTTGCCCCTTCCTACATCGATTGTGATCTTGGCATTGGGTCTTCTATATTGTCCAAAAGTATACAAGAAGTTTCGGGCCTTCAAGCTCGCGATCTCAAACAGCTATGGCAAAAATATGGCGATCCTGGCGACGTTGCTTTCGAAGCGAGAAGTAAACTACGAACATTGGTACAGCCTGTTCCACTTTTGGCCGGAGAAGTATATGATAAATTGCTGGAAATTACGAAAGTGAAGGGCAGTAATAGCGGGAAAATCAAAAATGAGCTAGTCAGGAAGTTGTTGATTCGGGccaaaggagaggaagtcAGGTTTCTTGTCCGAAGTATAGTAGGCAACTTGAGA ATAGGTGCCGTCAGGCAG ACTCTTTTGACCGCCTTGGCACGCGCCATGACCATAATACGGCTTCCCACTGACCTTAAACAATCTATAATACCCCTTCCAAAGGCCACAGTGAACGATGGCAGGAATGATAAACGCTCAGCCATTGCTAGAGCCCCTCCAGACGCTGCTCGCGATACCGCAGAGACTCTCTGTCTGGACGCCATACGCATAGTACGGAAAGTGTATGTACGTCATCCAAATTACGGAGATCTTGTGGCCGGCCTcaaggaaggagttgaAAGCTTGGAGAATAAAGTGCCTGTCAGCGTAGGAATCCCACTGTCTCCCATGCTGGGGTCCATCACAAGATCATTGAACGAGGTGTTCACGAGACTAGGACATCTTTCGTTTACAGCAGAGGCAAAGTTAGATGGTCAGAGAGGACAACTCCATATCAGGCTGGGTGGCCcggaaggaaaagatgacGGTGGGGGCAGATGGGTTTATGCGGATAATGGGAGAAAACTTTGGGTTAGGCTATTCAGCCG GCACTTGGAAGACATGACAGACAAGTATCCCGATATCTGTCATCTAGCccttgatcttctctcGCGACCTCTTCCAACAGAAAGGCTTTCATTCCCAGCTGTTTCCAGTCAATCACCTTCAAGAGTTCTCGATTTGCTATACATCAGTAATATTACATCGGTGGTCATGGATACCGAGATTGTAGCGCTGGACAAAGATACCGGTAACTTCCGAACCTTTCAAGAGCTGTCTAACAGAGCGAAAAAAAACGTCAAAATGGAGGACATTAAAGTTGTAGTTGGGGTTTTTGCTTTTGATTTGATGGTGCTCAATGATGTC TCATTACTGGACGTCCCTTTTTCACATCGAAGACACCTCCTTCGCGCTCTGCTCCCCCCTTTTGCTCCCATTTCAAATGAAGTCGGACATCCTGTGGCACGTTTTACACATGTCGAATCCATTGATTCTGCCGATCTCACTGATCCTTCAGTGGAGATGCAAGCATTCTTCGAAAGGGTTGTGGAAAAAAAATGCGAAGGCTTGATGGTCAAAATATTAGAAAACGGGGAAGGCTTGGCTGGAGAAGACGCAACAGAAGGTGGTTTtggtcaagaaggaggccTGGAAGTCAAGTCGGAGCAGAAGAATGGGGGTAGGAGTAAGcgtcaacctcttcccGCTACATACGAGCCAGATCAGCGCAGTCAAGGTTGGCTCAAGGTAAAGAAAG ACTATCTGGAAGGGTTAGGGGATTCTCTCGATCTCGTGCCCATTGGGGCTTGGTGGGGTCAGGGCCGTAAAGCGGGTTGGTGGAGTCCTATTCTCTTAGCCTGCCACAATCCTGATAGTGGCGCCCTGGAAGCAGTCTGCAAATGCATGTCTG GCTTTTCTGACGCATTCTACAAAGATCTTAGCAAGCGCTATCCTGCCGAAGGAATGCCGAGTAAATGCACCAAAATAGCACCTATTGGATTTGTAAATACAAATGGCTTAATACCAGACGTGTGGTTTGAGCCTAGCGAAGTATGGGAGATTAAAGGTGCCGA CATCACCCTCTCTCCGGTCTATCCGGCGGCTTCGTCGCATCTTGGATCTGAAAGAGGGTTAAGTGTCCGATTCCCTCGCTTCATACGCGTACGAGATGATAAAACATGGGAGGACGCTATGACAAGTGACCAGCTTGCCGATATGTACAGACGCCAGATAAAAGAAGGCGAGAAGAGTTATGGTTAA
- a CDS encoding dynamin GTPase — protein MDQQLISLVNKLQDVFASIGVSNNIDLPQITVIGSQSSGKSSVLENIVGRDFLPRGTGIVTRRPLVLQLINRPATSKANGTEAKEKPEEALEKVQLNENNPDEWGEFLHLPGQKFHDFSQIREEIVRDTEKMTGKNAGISPNPINLRIFSPNVLTLTLVDLPGLTKVPVGDQPRDIEKQIRDMLMRFISKPNAIILAVTAANTDLANSDGLKLAREVDPEGSRTIGVLTKVDLMDQGTDVVDILAGRVIPLRLGYVPVVNRGQKDIDQSKSIASALENEKKFFENHPSYAGKAQYCGTPWLARKLNIILMHHIRNTLPDIKARISQQLAKYQAELAALGGPMGETNPGSVVLSTITEFCSEFRSAIDGNTNDLSLNELSGGARISFVFHELYNNGVKSIDPFDQVKDGDIRTILYNSSGSTPSLFVGATAFEVIVKQQIRRLEEPSLRCCALVYDELIRILGHLLGKTQTFKRYPELKDRFNLVVINFFKSCMQPTNKLVSDMVAMQACYVNTTHPDFIGGHKAMALVNERMSANKPPEKPVDSKKLPPNALNNGKDLDADFKKDETSFFGSFFSKDKAPRKRPAAMEAPPPVIKPIASLNERELMETDVIKLLITSYFSVVKREMIDMIPKAITFNLVNFAKENLQRELLEHLYKPDVLDELLKESPDIVARRRECIKMVGALNSAEAIVAAV, from the exons ATGGATCAGCAactcatctctctcgtcAACAAG CTTCAAGATGTATTTGCCTCGATAGGTGTTTCCAACAATATT GACTTGCCTCAAATCACGGTCATTGGCTCCCAAAGCAGTGGTAAATCCTCGGTCCTCGAA AATATCGTTGGCCGAGACTTCTTGCCTCGAGGAACTGGCATTGTGACCCGTCGACCTCTA GTCTTGCAACTCATCAACCGACCAGCGACAAGCAAAGCCAATGGTACGGAGGCCAAAGAGAAGCCTGAAGAAGCATTAGAGAAGGTGCAACTGAATGAGAACAACCCTGACGAGTGGGGAGAGTTTCTCCATCTGCCTGGGCAAAAGTTCCATGATTTTTCTCAGATTCGGGAAGAAATCGTAAGGGACACTGAAAAGATGACCGGCAAAAATGCAG GTATTTCGCCCAATCCTATCAATCTGCGAATTTTCTCCCCTAATGTCCTAACCCTCACTCTTGTCGACCTTCCGGGCTTAACTAAGGTCCCTGTTGGTGATCAGCCTCGAGATATTGAGAAACAGATTCGTGACATGCTCATGCGCTTCATTTCCAAACCCAATGCTATCATTTTGGCCGTCACTGCCGCCAACACCGATCTGGCTAACTCAGATGGATTAAAGTTGGCTCGCGAAGTTGACCCAGAGGGTAGCAGAACTATTGGTGTTCTCACCAAAGTCGACCTGATGGATCAAGGCACAGATGTGGTAGATATTCTGGCCGGACGAGTTATCCCTTTGAGGCTTGGTTATGTTCCTGTGGTGAACCGTGGTCAGAAGGATATCGACCAGTCTAAATCCATCGCGTCCGCTTTGGAGAACGAAAAGAAGTTTTTCGAAAACCATCCGAGCTACGCAGGCAAGGCTCAGTATTGCGGTACACCATGGTTGGCAAGGAAGCTAAATATC ATCTTGATGCACCACATTCGAAATACACTCCCTGATATCAAAGCTCGCATCAGCCAGCAACTTGCTAAGTATCAAGCCGAACTTGCTGCTCTTGGAGGGCCCATGGGTGAAACCAACCCTGGAAGTGTAGTTCTTTCGACCATCACCGAGTTTTGCTCCGAGTTCCGCTCAGCCATTGACGGCAACACCAATGATCTCTCTCTTAATGAGTTGTCAGGGGGTGCTCGAATCAGCTTTGTATTTCATGAGTTATACAACAATGGCGTCAAAAGCATTGATCCATTTGATCAAGTGAAGGATGGTGATATTCGGACGATTCTTTACAATTCCTCGGGGTCGACCCCCTCATTATTTGTCGGTGCCACTGCCTTCGAGGTGATAGTCAAGCAACAAATCCGGAGGTTAGAGGAACCATCATTGAGGTGCTGCGCTCTTGTGTATGATGAGTTGATTCGGATACTTGGTCATCTTTTGGGGAAGACT CAAACATTCAAACGATACCCCGAGCTCAAAGATCGATTCAACCTGGTTGTcatcaacttcttcaagaGCTGCATGCAACCAACCAATAAGCTTGTCAGTGACATGGTTGCCATGCAGGCATGCTACGTCAACACCACCCATCCGGACTTCATTGGTGGCCACAAGGCCATGGCTCTCGTTAACGAGCGCATGTCTGCGAATAAGCCCCCAGAGAAACCGGTTGACTCCAAGAAGCTTCCCCCTAATGCCCTTAATAATGGCAAGGACCTTGACGCAGATTTTAAGAAAGACGAGACTAGTTTCTTTGGAAGCTTCTTCTCTAAAGACAAGGCTCCAAGGAAGCGTCCCGCAGCTATGGAAGCACCACCTCCCGTTATCAAGCCCATTGCGTCACTCAACGAACGGGAGTTGATGGAGACGGATGTGATCA AGCTTTTAATCACCTCTTATTTCTCCGTTGTAAAGCGGGAAATGATTGACATGATTCCCAAAGCCATCACTTTCAACCTTGTCAATTTCGCGAAGGAGAATCTTCAACGTGAACTTCTCGAACACCTGTACAAGCCCGATGTGTTGGATGAGCTTCTCAAGGAGTCTCCAGATATCGTTGCTCGTAGGAGAGAGTGCATTAAGATGGTCGGCGCACTTAACTCTGCCGAGGCAATTGTGGCAGCCGTCTAG